One part of the Streptomyces ferrugineus genome encodes these proteins:
- a CDS encoding TIM barrel protein, whose translation MATVPTSLRTTAGNLCLGSAPDSWGVWFPEDDQQVPYTRFLDELAAAGYRWLELGPYGYLPTDPQQLREELDARGLQVSGGTAFGALHRPEAWDETLAHVRRVAELTAAAGAHHLVLLPPMYRDEKTGAFTESPELTAEQWAGFGKAADRLGKLLLDEYDVRLVVHPHADSHIQTQPEIERLLNESDSRWTNLCLDTGHVAYGGGDNLDLIRRFGERVGYVHIKQMDPEILAQVAAEDLSFGEAVRRGVCVSPPAGVPRPADVVAELARLDAELFVIVEQDLYPCAPEVPLPIAVSTREHLAGCGLTGIRRPTVSK comes from the coding sequence ATGGCAACGGTGCCAACCTCGCTCCGCACCACCGCGGGCAACCTGTGCCTGGGCTCGGCCCCCGACTCGTGGGGAGTCTGGTTCCCCGAGGACGACCAGCAGGTCCCGTACACCCGCTTCCTGGACGAGCTCGCCGCGGCGGGATACCGGTGGCTGGAACTCGGGCCGTACGGCTACCTCCCCACCGACCCGCAGCAGCTCAGGGAGGAGCTCGACGCGCGCGGGCTGCAGGTCTCCGGCGGCACCGCCTTCGGCGCTCTGCACCGGCCCGAGGCCTGGGACGAGACGCTCGCCCATGTCCGGCGGGTCGCGGAGCTGACCGCCGCCGCGGGCGCCCACCACCTGGTGCTCCTGCCGCCCATGTACCGCGACGAGAAGACCGGCGCCTTCACCGAGTCGCCGGAGCTGACCGCCGAGCAGTGGGCGGGCTTCGGCAAGGCCGCCGACCGGCTCGGCAAGCTGCTCCTCGACGAGTACGACGTACGCCTCGTCGTCCACCCGCACGCCGACAGCCACATCCAGACCCAGCCGGAGATCGAGCGCCTGCTCAACGAGTCCGACTCCCGCTGGACCAACCTCTGCCTGGACACCGGCCATGTCGCCTACGGCGGCGGCGACAACCTCGACCTGATCCGCCGCTTCGGCGAGCGCGTCGGGTACGTCCACATCAAGCAGATGGACCCGGAGATCCTCGCCCAGGTCGCCGCCGAGGACCTGTCGTTCGGCGAGGCCGTCAGGCGCGGTGTGTGCGTGTCGCCGCCCGCGGGCGTGCCCAGGCCCGCCGACGTGGTCGCGGAACTGGCCCGGCTCGACGCGGAGCTGTTCGTCATCGTCGAGCAGGACCTGTACCCGTGCGCACCCGAGGTGCCGCTGCCCATCGCCGTCAGCACCCGTGAGCACCTGGCGGGCTGCGGCCTGACCGGTATCCGGCGCCCCACGGTCAGCAAGTGA
- a CDS encoding LacI family DNA-binding transcriptional regulator has product MADVAEKAGVSRALVSIIFRDLPGAGRETRERVLRVADEIGYRPDNAARLLARGRSRTLGVMFTVHQTFHTDLIAGIYPEAERLGYDVLLSAAAQGRSEEKAVEALLGHRCEAVILLGPDADPGYLDALGRRTVAVSVSRRVPHARVDFVHSAEGKGARQAMDHLVELGHRRIVHIDGGRGPGSAERRRAYRAAMRRHGLEAELRVIPGAHTEESGIETGRLLLAERDQGRPLPTAVLAGNDRCAMGLLMTLTRAGVEVPRDMSVVGYDDSHLSHLMPIGLTTVRQDAVLMAEHAVRFAVERLEDPELQPREAVLDPKLVVRGTSGPAPQEPA; this is encoded by the coding sequence ATGGCGGACGTCGCCGAGAAGGCCGGAGTGTCCCGAGCGCTTGTCTCGATCATCTTCCGCGATCTTCCGGGCGCCGGTCGCGAGACACGCGAGCGGGTGCTGCGCGTCGCCGACGAGATCGGCTACCGCCCGGACAACGCGGCCCGGCTGCTCGCGCGCGGCCGCAGCCGCACCCTCGGTGTGATGTTCACCGTCCACCAGACCTTCCATACGGACCTCATCGCGGGCATATACCCGGAGGCCGAGCGGCTCGGCTACGACGTCCTGCTCTCCGCCGCGGCCCAGGGCCGCAGCGAGGAGAAGGCGGTGGAGGCGCTGCTCGGCCACCGCTGCGAGGCGGTGATCCTGCTCGGCCCCGACGCGGACCCCGGCTACCTCGACGCGCTCGGCCGCCGCACCGTCGCCGTCTCGGTGAGCCGCCGGGTGCCCCATGCGCGCGTGGACTTCGTGCACAGCGCCGAGGGCAAGGGCGCCCGGCAGGCGATGGACCACCTCGTGGAGCTGGGCCACCGGCGGATCGTGCACATCGACGGCGGGCGCGGCCCCGGCTCGGCCGAGCGGCGACGGGCGTACCGGGCGGCGATGCGCAGGCATGGGCTGGAGGCCGAGCTGCGGGTGATCCCCGGCGCGCACACCGAGGAGTCCGGCATCGAGACGGGGCGCCTGCTGCTGGCGGAACGCGACCAGGGGCGGCCGCTGCCCACGGCGGTCCTCGCGGGCAACGACCGCTGCGCGATGGGCCTGTTGATGACGTTGACCCGGGCGGGCGTCGAGGTGCCGCGCGACATGTCGGTCGTCGGCTACGACGACAGCCACCTCTCCCACCTGATGCCGATCGGCCTGACCACCGTCCGCCAGGACGCGGTCCTCATGGCCGAGCACGCGGTCCGCTTCGCCGTGGAGCGGCTGGAGGACCCGGAACTGCAGCCGCGCGAGGCGGTGCTGGACCCCAAGCTCGTGGTCCGGGGCACGAGCGGGCCGGCCCCGCAGGAGCCGGCCTGA
- a CDS encoding sugar ABC transporter substrate-binding protein → MRRHHRAATLTAAALAATLFAAGCSSSSGGKESEEGSADASAGKANTPRMTVAMITHAAPGDTFWDLIRKGAEAAAAKDNVKLVYSSDPSAGNQANLVQNAIDQKVDGIALTAAKPSAMKAVVAKATAAGIPVVGFNSGLDDWKELGMLEYFGQDENIAGNAFGERLNETGAKHAVCVIQEQGHVALEARCAGLKKGFKGKTDILYVNGTDMPSVKSTITAKLQQDSSIDQVVTLGAPFALTAVQSVSDAGSKAKVATFDLNKELVTAVQDGKVEFAVDQQPYLQGYLAVDSLWLYKTNGNFSGGGTAPVLTGPAFITKDNVDAVAEFAAKGTR, encoded by the coding sequence ATGCGCAGACACCACCGAGCCGCCACTCTGACGGCCGCCGCCCTGGCCGCCACCCTGTTCGCCGCAGGATGCTCCAGCAGCTCCGGCGGCAAGGAGTCCGAGGAGGGCTCGGCGGACGCCTCGGCGGGCAAGGCCAACACTCCTCGGATGACCGTGGCCATGATCACCCACGCGGCCCCCGGCGACACCTTCTGGGACCTGATCCGCAAGGGCGCCGAGGCCGCCGCGGCCAAGGACAACGTCAAGCTCGTCTACTCCAGCGACCCGAGCGCCGGCAACCAGGCCAACCTGGTGCAGAACGCCATCGACCAGAAGGTCGACGGCATCGCCCTGACCGCGGCCAAGCCGAGCGCCATGAAGGCCGTGGTGGCCAAGGCCACGGCGGCCGGCATCCCGGTCGTCGGCTTCAACTCCGGCCTGGACGACTGGAAGGAACTCGGCATGCTCGAGTACTTCGGCCAGGACGAGAACATCGCCGGCAACGCCTTCGGTGAGCGGCTCAACGAGACGGGTGCCAAGCACGCCGTCTGTGTCATCCAGGAGCAGGGCCATGTGGCGCTGGAGGCCCGCTGCGCCGGTCTGAAGAAGGGGTTCAAGGGCAAGACCGACATCCTGTACGTCAACGGCACCGACATGCCGTCGGTGAAGTCGACGATCACCGCCAAGCTCCAGCAGGACTCCTCCATCGACCAGGTGGTCACGCTCGGCGCCCCGTTCGCGCTGACCGCCGTGCAGTCGGTGTCCGACGCGGGCAGCAAGGCCAAGGTGGCGACGTTCGACCTCAACAAGGAACTGGTGACGGCAGTGCAGGACGGCAAGGTCGAGTTCGCCGTCGACCAGCAGCCCTACCTGCAGGGTTACCTGGCGGTCGACTCGCTGTGGCTGTACAAGACCAACGGCAACTTCAGCGGCGGCGGCACCGCTCCGGTGCTGACCGGGCCCGCCTTCATCACCAAGGACAACGTCGACGCGGTGGCCGAGTTCGCCGCGAAGGGCACGCGCTAG
- a CDS encoding C40 family peptidase: protein MAPEGTARPGALSLPGMRNSALASAALTSVALLGQTAGATPSLADESPSREEVSRRVAALYDRAETDSGTFNATRASSAGPPGRAAPSADAGRAPAAPPREADSRRGDRSLDSVARQWFDRARANLGPIVPAVLPSDRMPDRPAQSRPARPADGTDLALGASGRAPLELTAAPTTGTDPLAELPADPLAALPAAPEADAQATQVMPAIPALPPSAAPATEPAAADLQQRSGLRATKEQNQRKLDLARELLSLYATRQSDPLTADPLTAPAALPAADAWGAAPARLEPSAEEQWQALRAQSAADLTTVPPGATAWPTPAPAPIADPLTAPVLSLTPDPGAALAPSTALTSTGSQDTRAVRALEFARAQLGKPCVWGTTGPEAFDGPGLTQAAWKAAGITLPRTAQEQASAGRGVALAYLEPGDLVLFHVGHVGIYSGNGMMIHAPGPGAIIREESIHYAGESAIHSAIRPA from the coding sequence ATGGCGCCGGAAGGCACCGCGCGGCCGGGGGCTCTCAGCCTGCCCGGCATGCGCAACTCCGCACTCGCGTCGGCGGCCCTCACCTCGGTGGCCCTGCTCGGCCAGACGGCGGGCGCCACCCCCTCCCTCGCGGACGAGTCACCGAGCCGCGAGGAGGTCAGCCGACGAGTCGCCGCTCTCTACGACCGGGCCGAGACCGACTCGGGAACCTTCAACGCCACCCGTGCGTCGTCGGCGGGACCGCCGGGGCGCGCCGCCCCATCGGCCGACGCCGGACGCGCACCCGCCGCCCCGCCCCGGGAGGCGGACAGCCGGCGCGGCGACCGCTCCCTCGACAGCGTCGCCCGGCAGTGGTTCGACCGTGCGCGCGCGAATCTGGGTCCGATCGTCCCGGCGGTGCTGCCGAGCGACAGAATGCCGGACCGTCCCGCCCAGTCGAGGCCCGCGCGGCCGGCGGACGGCACCGACCTGGCGCTGGGGGCCTCCGGTCGCGCGCCACTGGAGCTGACGGCCGCACCGACCACCGGCACGGATCCCCTGGCGGAGCTGCCCGCCGACCCGCTCGCCGCCCTGCCGGCCGCTCCGGAGGCCGACGCTCAGGCCACCCAGGTCATGCCGGCGATCCCCGCCCTGCCCCCCTCGGCCGCCCCGGCCACCGAACCGGCGGCGGCCGACCTCCAGCAGCGGTCCGGGCTGCGGGCGACCAAGGAGCAGAACCAGCGCAAGCTGGACCTGGCCCGCGAACTGCTGTCCCTGTACGCCACGCGACAGAGCGATCCGCTCACGGCGGATCCGCTCACGGCGCCCGCCGCCCTGCCCGCCGCCGACGCCTGGGGTGCCGCACCGGCCCGGCTCGAGCCGTCGGCCGAGGAGCAGTGGCAGGCACTGCGGGCCCAGTCGGCAGCCGACCTCACCACGGTCCCGCCCGGCGCGACGGCCTGGCCGACACCCGCCCCGGCCCCGATCGCCGACCCCCTCACTGCTCCCGTCCTGAGCCTGACGCCGGACCCGGGCGCAGCACTGGCTCCGAGCACCGCCCTCACCTCCACGGGATCGCAGGACACCCGGGCCGTCCGCGCCCTGGAGTTCGCTCGTGCACAGCTGGGCAAGCCCTGTGTCTGGGGCACGACCGGCCCGGAGGCGTTCGACGGCCCCGGCCTCACCCAGGCCGCCTGGAAGGCCGCCGGCATCACGCTGCCCCGCACCGCCCAGGAGCAGGCGTCGGCGGGACGGGGGGTCGCCCTGGCCTACCTGGAGCCCGGTGACCTGGTGCTCTTCCACGTCGGACACGTCGGGATCTACTCCGGCAACGGCATGATGATCCACGCCCCGGGACCGGGTGCGATCATCCGCGAGGAGTCGATCCACTACGCCGGCGAGTCGGCGATCCACAGCGCGATACGGCCCGCCTGA
- a CDS encoding NAD-dependent epimerase/dehydratase family protein yields MGSDGSAAVLVTGGSGFVGSHLVRRLLERGHRVHATVRDTAATAKLRPLREMQEAHPGQLSLFEADLLSEGSFDEAMAGCRTVFHVASPFRMPEKIKDGRREMVEPALHGTRNVLAAIERTPTVDRLVFTSTVGAIFGDYADVLDMDDQVLSERYFNTTSTVENNPYHYAKTVAERAAWEAEAAQGRWRMVSVNPGLILGPSLTPASESGSLFLLQELFRGYFFYGAPDFSFTTVDVRDVADAHIAAAENPDAKGRYIVAAETMTSFHEMSRILRTRHPRDLRLPRTALPHWPVRVLGPAFGLTQDHIRKHLGIRFRVDNSRSIGELGISYRPIEQTILDHYEAWRRRSTAK; encoded by the coding sequence GTGGGCTCGGACGGTTCGGCGGCCGTGCTGGTGACCGGCGGCAGCGGCTTCGTCGGCAGTCATCTGGTCAGGCGGCTCCTGGAGCGCGGCCACCGGGTCCACGCCACGGTGCGCGACACGGCCGCCACGGCGAAGCTGCGGCCGCTGCGGGAGATGCAGGAGGCACACCCCGGTCAACTGTCGCTGTTCGAGGCGGACCTGCTGTCCGAGGGCTCCTTCGACGAGGCGATGGCCGGATGCCGGACGGTGTTCCATGTGGCCTCGCCGTTCCGTATGCCGGAGAAGATCAAGGACGGCCGCCGGGAGATGGTCGAGCCGGCCCTGCACGGCACCCGCAATGTGCTGGCGGCCATCGAGCGGACGCCCACGGTGGACAGGCTCGTGTTCACCTCCACCGTGGGCGCGATCTTCGGCGACTACGCGGACGTCCTGGACATGGACGACCAGGTGCTCTCGGAGCGGTACTTCAACACCACCAGCACGGTGGAGAACAACCCGTACCACTACGCGAAGACGGTCGCCGAACGCGCGGCATGGGAGGCGGAGGCCGCCCAGGGACGCTGGCGCATGGTGTCGGTCAACCCCGGCCTGATCCTGGGGCCGTCCCTCACTCCCGCCTCCGAGTCCGGCAGCCTGTTCCTGCTCCAGGAGCTGTTCAGGGGCTACTTCTTCTACGGCGCCCCGGACTTCAGCTTCACCACGGTGGACGTGCGCGACGTGGCCGACGCGCACATCGCGGCGGCCGAGAACCCGGACGCCAAGGGCCGCTACATCGTGGCCGCCGAGACCATGACGTCGTTCCACGAGATGTCCCGCATCCTGCGCACCCGCCACCCGCGCGACCTCCGCCTCCCGCGCACCGCACTCCCGCACTGGCCGGTTCGCGTCCTCGGCCCCGCCTTCGGACTGACGCAGGATCACATCCGCAAACACCTCGGCATCCGGTTCCGAGTGGACAACAGCCGCAGCATCGGCGAACTGGGCATCAGCTACCGCCCGATCGAGCAGACGATCCTGGATCACTACGAAGCGTGGCGGCGCCGAAGCACCGCGAAGTGA
- a CDS encoding glucarate dehydratase family protein — translation MSTALGTRIRELIITPIAFRDPPLLNSGGVHEPLALRIVLQLVLEDGTVGLGESPGGTARLERLQAAAKAVVGMDAFDTTAIATAIDAALLPTVPSSHERGWTTSAVEVACLDAQGRLLGRPVSDLLGGRVRDSVPFAAYLFYKWARHPALDGRPAVGDDWGEALDAAGIVEQARLMQQRYGFRSFKLKGGVFPPDEEIAAIRALAEAFPGQPLRLDPNTAWTVETSGYVARELDGVLEYLEDPTATIPGMAEVAKGSPLPLATNMCVIAWEHLKPAIEQQAIQVLLTDHHYWGGLRRTRELAAVCEAFGIALSMHSNSHLGISLAAMTHVAAAIPNLDHSCDTHYPWNSADDVIAPGALELRDGAVEVPTGPGLGVELDHDALDRLHRLYVESGVRSRDDTGYMRRIHPEYEPRLPRW, via the coding sequence ATGAGCACCGCCCTCGGCACCCGCATCCGCGAGCTGATCATCACGCCGATCGCCTTCCGCGACCCGCCCCTGCTCAACTCGGGCGGCGTCCACGAGCCGCTGGCCCTGCGCATCGTCCTCCAACTCGTCCTGGAGGACGGCACGGTGGGCCTCGGCGAGTCCCCGGGCGGCACCGCCCGTCTGGAGCGACTTCAGGCAGCGGCGAAGGCGGTCGTCGGCATGGACGCCTTCGACACGACGGCCATCGCGACGGCCATCGACGCCGCCCTGCTCCCGACCGTGCCCAGCTCCCACGAACGCGGCTGGACGACCTCGGCGGTGGAGGTCGCCTGCCTCGACGCCCAGGGCAGGCTGCTCGGCCGCCCGGTCAGCGATCTGCTGGGCGGGAGGGTCCGGGACTCGGTGCCCTTCGCGGCGTACCTCTTCTACAAGTGGGCGCGGCACCCGGCGCTCGACGGCCGCCCGGCGGTCGGCGACGACTGGGGCGAGGCGCTGGATGCCGCCGGGATCGTGGAGCAGGCCCGGCTGATGCAACAGCGCTACGGCTTCCGTTCGTTCAAGCTCAAGGGCGGTGTCTTCCCGCCCGACGAGGAGATCGCGGCGATCCGGGCACTGGCGGAGGCGTTCCCCGGGCAGCCGCTGCGACTGGACCCCAACACGGCCTGGACGGTGGAGACTTCGGGGTACGTCGCCCGCGAGCTGGACGGCGTGCTGGAGTACCTGGAGGACCCGACCGCGACCATCCCCGGCATGGCCGAGGTGGCGAAGGGCTCGCCGCTTCCCCTCGCCACCAACATGTGCGTGATCGCCTGGGAGCATCTGAAGCCGGCGATCGAGCAGCAGGCGATCCAGGTGCTGCTCACCGACCACCACTACTGGGGCGGGCTGCGCCGCACCCGTGAACTGGCGGCGGTCTGCGAGGCGTTCGGCATCGCGCTGTCGATGCACTCCAACTCGCACCTGGGCATCAGCCTCGCCGCGATGACCCATGTGGCGGCGGCCATCCCCAACCTCGACCACTCCTGCGACACCCACTACCCGTGGAACTCGGCCGACGACGTGATCGCCCCCGGCGCCCTCGAACTGCGCGACGGTGCGGTCGAGGTACCCACCGGCCCGGGGCTCGGTGTCGAACTCGACCACGACGCCCTCGACCGGCTGCACCGGCTGTACGTCGAGTCGGGGGTGCGCTCCCGCGACGACACGGGCTACATGCGGCGGATCCACCCGGAGTACGAGCCGCGGCTCCCGCGCTGGTGA
- a CDS encoding 5-dehydro-4-deoxyglucarate dehydratase codes for MKFQGVLFFPVTPFTADGSLDTERLAQHIESGVAAGAGGVFVACGTGEFHALTPEEIERATRVAVETTAGRVPVLAAAGGPPPVARDQAARVARAGADGLLLLPPYLVTAPQRGLVRYVEEVTAATDLPVIFYQRGSARLTESTAAEIAALPGVVGLKDGIGDIELMHRVVRAVRAVPGGADFQFFNGLPTAEMTAPAYRGIGVDLYSSAVFAFAPEIALAFHQALAKGDEELVTTLLDEFYGPLVALRDEVPGYAVALVKAGVTLRGLDVGGVRAPLLDPTPEHVARLAELVDRGLEAVRA; via the coding sequence ATGAAGTTCCAAGGAGTGCTGTTCTTCCCGGTCACGCCGTTCACCGCGGACGGCTCGCTGGACACGGAACGGCTCGCTCAGCACATCGAGTCCGGGGTGGCCGCGGGCGCCGGCGGGGTGTTCGTCGCCTGCGGCACCGGCGAGTTCCACGCGCTGACGCCCGAGGAGATCGAGCGGGCCACGCGGGTCGCGGTCGAGACGACCGCCGGGCGGGTGCCCGTCCTGGCCGCGGCGGGCGGCCCGCCGCCGGTCGCCCGGGACCAGGCCGCCCGGGTCGCGCGCGCCGGCGCCGACGGCCTTCTGCTGCTGCCGCCGTACCTGGTGACGGCGCCGCAGCGGGGCCTGGTGCGGTACGTGGAGGAGGTCACCGCCGCGACCGATCTGCCGGTGATCTTCTACCAGCGGGGCAGCGCCCGCCTCACCGAGTCGACGGCGGCCGAGATCGCCGCGCTGCCCGGGGTCGTCGGCCTCAAGGACGGCATCGGCGACATCGAGCTGATGCACCGCGTCGTGCGTGCCGTGCGCGCGGTACCCGGCGGTGCGGACTTCCAGTTCTTCAACGGGCTGCCCACCGCCGAGATGACCGCGCCCGCCTACCGGGGCATCGGCGTCGACCTGTACTCCTCGGCCGTGTTCGCCTTCGCGCCGGAGATCGCGCTCGCCTTCCACCAGGCGCTGGCCAAGGGTGACGAGGAGTTGGTGACGACCCTCCTCGACGAGTTCTACGGCCCCCTCGTCGCCCTCCGCGACGAGGTCCCGGGATACGCCGTGGCGCTCGTCAAGGCCGGCGTGACCCTGCGCGGCCTCGACGTCGGCGGCGTACGGGCACCGCTGCTCGACCCCACGCCGGAGCATGTCGCCCGGCTCGCCGAACTCGTCGACCGCGGTCTGGAGGCGGTCCGCGCATGA
- a CDS encoding carbohydrate ABC transporter permease has product MSAPVIDPVRPTAPGSPARPGARPRRTTPARFDTALGWSDRPGPAWTFRILLCLIALGVFAAPFLTILSGAFTTNAGGSSLSFLPHDSTLLNFKVAGERGIWDYFTNSLVIAGGGLLLQLVVCTLAAYALARHRFRGQALVLTLFMLTMMLPEEVIAIPLSLVLGDVPVVHLDLKGTVWGVILPLGAWGFSVMMLTEFMRDVPDEIEEAARLDGVGELRMLWQIVLPLCGPALGVAGVLGFIMIWDQYLLPLIASKDPTDYTVTVALSILRTDPEVGSGVVLAGAVIALLPSLIVYLLLQRSLVTGIAAGATKG; this is encoded by the coding sequence ATGAGCGCCCCCGTCATCGACCCCGTCCGGCCCACGGCCCCCGGCTCCCCGGCCCGGCCCGGCGCCCGGCCGCGGCGCACCACCCCGGCCCGCTTCGACACCGCCCTCGGCTGGAGCGACCGGCCGGGGCCCGCCTGGACCTTCCGGATCCTGCTCTGTCTGATCGCGCTCGGCGTCTTCGCGGCGCCCTTCCTGACGATCCTCTCGGGAGCGTTCACGACCAACGCCGGCGGCTCCTCGCTGTCGTTCCTGCCGCACGACAGCACCCTGCTGAACTTCAAGGTGGCCGGCGAGCGCGGCATCTGGGACTACTTCACCAACTCGCTCGTCATCGCGGGCGGCGGACTGCTGCTCCAGCTCGTGGTGTGCACGCTCGCCGCCTACGCGCTGGCCCGGCACCGGTTCCGCGGCCAGGCGCTGGTCCTGACCCTGTTCATGCTGACGATGATGCTCCCCGAGGAGGTCATCGCGATCCCGCTGTCGCTGGTCCTCGGCGATGTCCCGGTGGTCCACCTGGACCTCAAGGGCACGGTGTGGGGCGTCATCCTGCCGCTGGGCGCCTGGGGCTTCTCGGTGATGATGCTGACCGAGTTCATGCGGGACGTCCCCGACGAGATCGAGGAGGCCGCCCGGCTCGACGGCGTCGGGGAGCTGAGGATGCTGTGGCAGATCGTCCTGCCGCTGTGCGGGCCCGCGCTCGGCGTGGCCGGCGTCCTCGGCTTCATCATGATCTGGGACCAGTACCTGCTGCCCCTGATCGCCTCCAAGGACCCCACCGACTACACGGTCACCGTCGCCCTGTCCATCCTGCGCACCGACCCCGAGGTCGGCTCCGGGGTGGTGCTGGCCGGTGCGGTCATCGCCCTGCTCCCCAGCCTGATCGTCTATCTGCTCCTCCAGCGCTCGCTGGTCACCGGCATCGCCGCCGGGGCCACCAAGGGCTGA
- a CDS encoding carbohydrate ABC transporter permease: MTATVTTPATRRPSRVLGRKAVVPWLFLAPGLLLALVFKFWPMAKGVWLSFFDVRPFLGDQWIGLDNYARVLTDHRFQDAIGHTLILGMGQSLGAILLGFVLALLLEGQARSLKIIRTAVFLPAVTATAVVGELWRLLYYPTSDGLLNGGLHLLGLGPVQFLDNPGIALYSTMAMGIWIWAPYNMVIILAGLAGVDRSLYEAAAMDGVSLWQRLRYVTLPAIRPALGIVLTLAAIRGLRVFTEVYVLTGGGPAGSTEVWMTRAYTLGFTRNDIGGASAASVVLLCVTLLLTVTVNYFRRRGDVR; this comes from the coding sequence ATGACCGCTACCGTGACCACCCCCGCGACGCGCAGGCCCTCCAGGGTCCTCGGCAGGAAGGCCGTCGTCCCCTGGCTCTTCCTGGCGCCGGGGCTGCTGCTCGCGCTTGTCTTCAAGTTCTGGCCGATGGCCAAGGGCGTCTGGCTCAGCTTCTTCGACGTACGGCCCTTCCTGGGCGACCAGTGGATCGGCCTGGACAACTACGCCCGCGTCCTGACCGACCACCGCTTCCAGGACGCCATCGGGCACACCCTGATCCTCGGCATGGGACAGTCGCTCGGCGCCATCCTGCTCGGCTTCGTCCTGGCGCTGCTGCTCGAGGGCCAGGCCCGCTCGCTGAAGATCATCCGCACGGCCGTGTTCCTGCCCGCGGTGACCGCGACGGCGGTCGTCGGCGAGCTGTGGCGGCTGCTGTACTACCCGACCTCCGACGGCCTCCTCAACGGCGGCCTGCACCTGCTCGGGCTCGGCCCCGTCCAGTTCCTCGACAACCCGGGCATCGCGCTGTACTCGACGATGGCCATGGGCATCTGGATCTGGGCCCCGTACAACATGGTGATCATCCTCGCCGGCCTGGCGGGCGTGGACCGCTCGCTGTACGAGGCCGCCGCGATGGACGGCGTCTCGCTGTGGCAGCGGCTGCGGTACGTGACGCTTCCCGCGATCCGCCCCGCCCTGGGCATCGTCCTGACCCTCGCCGCGATCCGCGGACTGCGTGTGTTCACCGAGGTCTACGTCCTCACCGGCGGCGGCCCGGCCGGATCCACCGAGGTCTGGATGACCCGCGCCTACACCCTGGGCTTCACCCGCAACGACATCGGCGGCGCCTCGGCGGCCTCCGTCGTGCTGCTCTGCGTGACGCTGCTGCTCACCGTCACGGTCAACTACTTCCGCAGGAGGGGAGACGTGCGATGA